The Fusobacterium necrophorum subsp. necrophorum genome has a window encoding:
- a CDS encoding fructose-specific PTS transporter subunit EIIC, whose product MLRKFIQKECISLELQSKNKADVIDELIGILDKAGKLNDREIFKKEILKREAQSSTGLEEGIAIPHAKTAAVKVPSIAIGISKEGLDYESLDGEVSRLFFMIAAAEGAEDTHIELLSKLSTILLEDEVREALLHAKSKEEVIQMLEEEMAKEEEEESFLKPEISQDFPEVLAVTACPTGIAHTYMAADSLRKKAEEMGINIKVETNGSTGVKYELTAEEIKAAKGIIVAADKNVEMERFAGKHVEIVPVKEGIKNPQKLIQNALQQKAPIYQSTAKTTSLGSTKKERTGFYKHLMSGVSNMLPFVVGGGILIAICFMFGIKAFDPNDPSYHPFAKLVNDIGGGNAFFLMIPVLAGFIGMSIADRPGFAPAMVGGLIAMNNGGGFLGGLIGGFLGGYSIVFLKKVFAKLPESLEGIKPVLLYPLFGMFITGSIMYQVIVGPIATINNGLTGFLNNLGTGNLVLLGIVLAVMMSTDMGGPINKAAFTFGIATIAAGNYAPHAAVMAGGMVPPLGIALATTLFQNKFTEDERTAGKTCYILGLSFITEGAIPFAASDPIRVIPSCMVGAGIAGALTMLFGVQLPAPHGGIFVIPVVTHPIQYLLAIGIGSLVTAVLLGILKKSK is encoded by the coding sequence ATGTTAAGAAAGTTTATTCAAAAAGAATGTATTTCGTTGGAATTACAAAGTAAAAACAAAGCGGATGTTATTGATGAATTGATTGGAATTTTGGATAAGGCGGGAAAACTGAATGACAGAGAAATTTTTAAGAAAGAAATTTTAAAAAGAGAAGCTCAAAGTTCGACGGGATTGGAAGAAGGAATCGCCATTCCTCATGCAAAAACGGCAGCTGTAAAAGTTCCGAGTATTGCGATTGGAATTTCCAAGGAAGGATTGGATTATGAGTCTTTGGACGGAGAAGTTTCCCGACTATTTTTTATGATTGCGGCAGCGGAAGGAGCAGAGGATACTCATATTGAATTGCTTTCCAAATTAAGTACGATTTTATTGGAAGATGAAGTACGGGAAGCTTTATTGCATGCAAAATCCAAAGAAGAAGTGATTCAAATGTTAGAAGAGGAGATGGCAAAAGAAGAAGAGGAAGAAAGTTTTTTGAAACCGGAAATATCACAAGATTTTCCGGAAGTGTTGGCAGTCACCGCCTGTCCTACAGGAATTGCTCATACCTATATGGCGGCAGATTCTTTGAGAAAAAAAGCGGAGGAAATGGGAATCAACATCAAAGTGGAAACGAACGGTTCCACAGGAGTCAAATATGAATTGACCGCAGAGGAAATTAAGGCAGCAAAGGGAATTATTGTGGCGGCGGATAAAAATGTGGAAATGGAAAGATTTGCAGGGAAACATGTAGAAATTGTTCCTGTGAAAGAGGGAATTAAAAATCCACAAAAGTTGATTCAAAATGCCCTACAACAAAAAGCACCGATTTATCAAAGCACAGCAAAAACTACATCACTTGGAAGTACGAAAAAGGAAAGAACAGGATTTTATAAACATTTGATGTCAGGAGTATCCAATATGCTTCCGTTTGTAGTAGGGGGAGGAATCCTGATTGCAATTTGTTTTATGTTCGGGATTAAGGCCTTCGATCCCAATGATCCGAGTTATCATCCTTTTGCAAAGTTAGTCAATGATATCGGAGGGGGAAACGCTTTCTTTTTAATGATTCCGGTATTGGCAGGATTTATCGGAATGAGTATTGCAGATCGACCGGGCTTTGCTCCGGCAATGGTTGGAGGACTGATTGCCATGAACAATGGCGGGGGATTCTTAGGAGGACTTATCGGAGGTTTTCTTGGGGGATATTCAATTGTTTTCCTGAAAAAAGTATTTGCAAAATTACCGGAAAGTTTAGAAGGAATTAAACCGGTATTATTGTATCCATTATTCGGTATGTTTATTACAGGGAGCATTATGTATCAGGTGATTGTTGGACCAATTGCAACGATCAATAATGGACTGACGGGCTTTTTAAATAATTTAGGAACCGGAAATTTAGTGTTACTTGGAATTGTTTTAGCGGTGATGATGAGTACCGATATGGGAGGTCCGATTAATAAAGCAGCTTTTACTTTCGGAATTGCAACCATTGCTGCAGGAAACTATGCTCCTCATGCAGCGGTTATGGCAGGAGGTATGGTTCCTCCTCTAGGAATTGCCTTAGCAACAACTTTGTTTCAAAATAAATTCACGGAAGATGAAAGAACGGCAGGGAAAACTTGTTATATCTTGGGCTTATCTTTTATTACGGAAGGAGCGATTCCTTTTGCGGCTTCCGACCCGATTCGAGTTATTCCGAGTTGTATGGTCGGAGCGGGAATCGCAGGAGCTTTGACTATGCTATTCGGAGTGCAATTACCGGCACCTCATGGAGGAATTTTTGTGATTCCCGTGGTGACTCATCCCATACAATATCTCCTTGCGATTGGGATAGGATCTCTTGTGACGGCAGTGTTATTAGGAATTCTAAAAAAATCGAAATAA
- a CDS encoding L-serine ammonia-lyase, iron-sulfur-dependent, subunit alpha: MEKELQEKVLNILQEEIVPAEGCTEPIAIAYAAARLAQILGEKAEKIDIYLSGNMIKNVKSVFIPSSEGMVGIEAAVAMGFVAGDAEKELMVISDVTKEQLEEVKRYYGEKRIHTHTQEGDIKLYIRIEASTENHTASIEIKHTHTNVTELKKDGKILLAQACNDGNFNSPLSDRKILSVRLIYDMAKEIPLSEIEPLFFQVIAYNSAIAEEGLKGKYGVNLGKMIEENIQRGIYGNDIRNKAASYASAGSDARMSGCSLPVMTTSGSGNQGMTASLPVIRYCRERNVSYEQMIRGLFISHMITIHVKTNVGRLSAYCGAICASSGVAAALTYLEGGSYYNVCDAITNMLGNLSGVICDGAKASCALKISSGVYSAFDACMLALNKGVLRPEDGIVGKDIEETIKNIGELAQAGMKETDEVILDIMVGKR; the protein is encoded by the coding sequence ATGGAGAAGGAGTTACAAGAAAAAGTATTAAATATCTTACAAGAAGAAATCGTGCCGGCAGAAGGTTGTACAGAACCAATCGCCATTGCTTATGCTGCGGCAAGATTAGCTCAGATATTGGGAGAAAAAGCGGAAAAGATTGATATCTATTTATCCGGAAATATGATAAAAAATGTAAAAAGCGTATTCATACCAAGCAGTGAAGGAATGGTAGGAATTGAGGCGGCGGTAGCCATGGGATTTGTTGCCGGAGACGCGGAAAAAGAACTCATGGTCATTAGTGATGTGACGAAGGAACAATTGGAAGAAGTGAAACGTTACTATGGGGAAAAAAGAATTCATACCCATACGCAAGAAGGAGATATTAAACTATATATCCGTATTGAGGCAAGCACCGAAAATCATACTGCTTCTATTGAAATTAAACATACGCATACCAATGTTACCGAATTGAAAAAAGATGGAAAGATATTACTTGCACAGGCTTGTAATGACGGGAATTTCAATTCTCCTTTGAGTGATCGCAAAATTTTAAGTGTAAGATTGATTTATGATATGGCAAAAGAAATTCCTCTCTCTGAGATAGAACCCTTATTTTTCCAAGTCATTGCCTATAACAGTGCCATTGCAGAAGAGGGATTGAAAGGAAAATATGGAGTCAATCTTGGAAAAATGATTGAAGAAAATATTCAACGTGGCATTTACGGAAATGATATTCGAAATAAGGCAGCAAGTTATGCAAGTGCCGGAAGTGATGCTCGTATGAGTGGGTGTAGTCTGCCCGTAATGACAACAAGTGGTAGCGGGAATCAAGGAATGACAGCTTCTTTACCGGTTATTCGTTATTGTAGAGAAAGAAATGTAAGCTATGAACAAATGATACGAGGCCTTTTCATATCTCATATGATTACAATTCATGTGAAAACCAATGTAGGACGTTTGTCTGCATATTGCGGGGCCATCTGTGCTTCGAGTGGAGTAGCTGCGGCTCTGACCTACTTGGAAGGGGGAAGCTATTATAATGTTTGTGATGCCATTACGAATATGTTAGGAAATTTGTCAGGAGTTATTTGTGATGGAGCGAAAGCCTCCTGTGCTTTGAAAATTTCTTCCGGAGTGTATTCTGCCTTTGATGCCTGTATGTTGGCTTTAAATAAAGGTGTACTAAGACCGGAAGATGGAATTGTTGGAAAAGATATTGAAGAAACAATAAAAAATATTGGAGAATTGGCTCAAGCCGGAATGAAGGAAACGGATGAAGTGATTCTGGATATTATGGTAGGAAAAAGATAA
- a CDS encoding NAD-dependent protein deacylase, with translation MEEIKKLADWIQNSTHLVFFGGAGTSTDSGIKDFRGKNGLYQESFHGYAPEEVLSIDFFRTHHDLFLKYVEEKLAIHNIKPHAGHYALVELENMGKLKSIITQNIDNLHQEAGSKKVLELHGTLKDWYCLSCNKHDTHNFSCACGGIVRPNVTLYGEMLNDKVTEEAVQEIRKADVIIVAGSSLTVYPAAYYLQYYRGNQLVIINQSPTQYDKQAGLLIPENFARTMTEVLNCLKQK, from the coding sequence ATGGAAGAAATCAAAAAATTGGCGGATTGGATTCAAAATAGCACTCATCTCGTTTTTTTTGGAGGAGCCGGAACAAGTACAGACTCTGGAATTAAAGATTTTCGTGGAAAAAATGGTCTTTATCAAGAAAGCTTTCATGGCTATGCTCCCGAAGAAGTGTTGAGCATTGACTTTTTTCGTACTCATCACGACCTATTTTTAAAATATGTGGAAGAAAAATTAGCCATTCATAATATTAAACCCCATGCAGGACATTATGCCTTAGTGGAACTCGAAAACATGGGAAAATTAAAAAGTATTATCACACAAAATATTGACAATTTACACCAGGAAGCAGGCAGTAAAAAAGTATTGGAACTTCATGGAACTTTAAAAGATTGGTACTGTCTTTCCTGTAACAAACATGACACTCACAATTTTTCCTGTGCTTGTGGCGGAATTGTTAGACCTAACGTGACTCTCTATGGAGAAATGTTAAATGATAAGGTGACGGAAGAAGCCGTTCAGGAAATTCGAAAAGCAGATGTTATCATCGTTGCAGGAAGCAGTTTAACTGTTTATCCTGCGGCCTATTATCTGCAATACTATCGTGGAAATCAATTGGTTATTATCAATCAATCTCCAACACAATATGATAAGCAAGCAGGCCTTTTAATTCCTGAAAATTTTGCTCGTACCATGACGGAAGTATTAAACTGCTTAAAACAAAAGTAG
- a CDS encoding homocysteine S-methyltransferase family protein, with the protein MLHEELSKRILILDGAMGTVLQKYSLQSEDFCGSVGCYEILNETRAEIILEIHKKYIEAGADIIETNSFNCNAISLKNYQLEKKAYSLAKKSAEIARRAAEESRKKIYVLGSVGPSNKSLSLSLGDLPYQESLSFQDLKEAYYEQILGLVDGRVDGILIETIFDALNAKAAVIAAEEVFAFRKKALWICISATVDKQGKLFTGQSMESLILSLDRPSILSFGFNCSFGAKHLVPLIQKIQSCTTKYISLYPNAGLPNQNGDYTETVEQIIEVLLPVIRNQKVNILGGCCGTSYEYIRALAKIVSEKNYIRNIFHFLI; encoded by the coding sequence ATGTTGCACGAGGAATTGAGCAAAAGGATTTTAATATTGGACGGAGCTATGGGGACGGTATTGCAAAAATATTCCTTGCAATCGGAGGATTTTTGCGGGTCTGTAGGCTGCTATGAAATTTTAAATGAAACAAGGGCGGAGATTATTTTGGAAATTCACAAAAAATATATTGAAGCGGGAGCGGACATCATTGAAACGAACAGCTTTAATTGCAATGCCATTTCTTTGAAAAACTATCAGCTGGAAAAGAAGGCGTATTCTCTTGCTAAAAAGTCTGCCGAAATTGCAAGACGAGCGGCGGAAGAGAGTAGAAAAAAAATCTATGTTCTCGGTTCTGTGGGGCCTAGCAACAAAAGTTTAAGTCTTTCATTAGGAGATCTTCCTTATCAGGAAAGCTTATCATTTCAAGACTTGAAAGAGGCGTACTATGAGCAAATATTAGGACTTGTTGACGGGAGAGTGGACGGAATTTTGATTGAGACCATTTTTGATGCTTTGAATGCAAAAGCCGCAGTCATTGCGGCAGAAGAAGTTTTTGCTTTTCGAAAGAAGGCATTATGGATTTGTATTTCAGCGACTGTGGACAAACAGGGAAAGTTATTCACAGGGCAGAGCATGGAATCTCTCATCTTGTCCTTAGATAGACCTTCTATCTTATCTTTTGGTTTCAACTGTTCCTTCGGAGCAAAACATTTGGTTCCTTTGATTCAAAAGATACAATCTTGTACTACAAAATATATTTCTTTGTATCCCAATGCTGGATTACCGAATCAAAACGGAGATTATACGGAAACGGTAGAACAAATAATAGAGGTTTTGCTCCCTGTCATTCGAAATCAAAAAGTGAATATATTAGGGGGCTGCTGTGGAACAAGTTATGAATATATTCGAGCATTGGCAAAGATTGTCTCTGAAAAAAATTACATCAGGAACATTTTTCATTTCCTGATATAA
- a CDS encoding autotransporter serine protease: protein MKKRKEVMALFFLVTALIGTSCSSGGGGHGGSGPGVDSVPIGSVRDKKGGITKPDVKMGFPVVSNPELIVSVTPNTPTTPSPSTALEPVVTPSIITTDPSVAPGDFVGGKRQNQVQLNSVEIPKDANNYNGSGVTVAVMDSDFLSYEFANSLKTDKLKGRFQQYEEIGPGSGTQNGSDHGYRVARVVADIQEGIAKGANIVGTTFGIRSGSGVGIRTDANKYLELFKKRPDIKIFNQSFGQTMDITRYKAYIQNQLYRYYGNIEENFKRVLEQEYSHYKKGVNEDRLFIWAAGNTVRRTSTYTEYFDNPMVEAGLPYYMKELEKGWLAVVGLDLRNPDEPKEFENGKSGGHLARAGVAANWAIATDGVMDIKHGIGGYDSDARKSYHKTDTVTIAGSSFAAPKVAGAAALIKQKYPWMGANELRQTILTTAKEVEDLYRSTNRGHWVPIGNHMERWENYNERRHLTKEQLRNIYGWGILDVNKAINGPAKFDRRLTTLTDVNGRFKANIADANMRSIFSNDISGDGGLYKTGKGSLALTGDNSYTGSTVVHQGNLEVYKGLKSDVTIDKEGRLILSQNSRLANVSNGGTVENIGSGAIIQGNYNSTANSLLIADVGSRLKIQGTTRLENGSTLAVLPQKYVSSTAVSTPMLESAGGVQGLFDVVLAPAMIKTKIDQSGNQINLTVQRRNVEEVMSGQGESVENVARNLEEAYKDADEGKTNLSFKNTLAELQGIGSTASLAGYMSSLSGEVYASAQLLTFQQTQAVNRDLSNRMASLSNLDGKHESSVWMSYINANGRISQKGYDKANTRLNSGQFGLDTKVGKNSILGVAINYSKANAYFDHYAGTSESDGIGVSVYGRHKLTDNLYAQGRIGIASLSTDVERQVLNGHSNIHHHDILYSAYAEVGYDMKKDNFKVTPFVGFSHDMLKRGSFDENVNDLSISANKKTYHKDMIVVGMKAQYDIAHDKGRATHLMAEASVGKNLSSRNLDFKASYDGHRTEEVEFKGAKMPDYTVWTGIGVEHDFTDQFSMYTNYDLKVENDKIADKVASVGFKYKF, encoded by the coding sequence ATGAAAAAAAGAAAGGAAGTAATGGCTTTATTTTTTCTGGTGACAGCTCTAATAGGCACGAGTTGTTCATCTGGTGGAGGAGGTCATGGAGGCAGTGGGCCTGGAGTTGATTCAGTTCCCATTGGAAGTGTTAGAGATAAGAAAGGAGGAATAACAAAACCGGATGTCAAAATGGGTTTTCCTGTTGTAAGCAATCCAGAATTAATAGTATCAGTAACACCCAATACGCCTACAACACCAAGTCCAAGTACTGCATTGGAACCAGTAGTAACACCATCAATTATTACTACGGATCCTAGTGTAGCACCAGGAGATTTTGTGGGCGGAAAACGACAAAACCAAGTACAGTTAAATAGTGTAGAAATTCCGAAAGATGCAAACAATTATAATGGATCGGGAGTGACAGTAGCGGTTATGGATAGTGACTTTTTATCTTATGAATTTGCAAATTCACTGAAAACAGACAAATTGAAAGGACGTTTTCAACAGTATGAAGAAATTGGACCGGGGAGTGGAACTCAAAATGGGAGTGATCACGGTTATCGAGTTGCAAGAGTCGTTGCAGATATTCAAGAAGGGATTGCAAAAGGAGCTAATATTGTGGGAACCACATTTGGAATTCGTTCTGGCAGTGGAGTTGGAATTCGAACGGATGCAAATAAGTACTTAGAATTGTTTAAAAAGAGACCGGATATTAAAATTTTTAATCAATCTTTTGGACAAACCATGGATATTACAAGATATAAAGCATATATTCAAAATCAATTGTATCGATATTATGGAAATATAGAGGAGAATTTTAAAAGAGTTTTGGAACAAGAATATTCACACTACAAAAAAGGAGTGAATGAAGATCGATTATTTATTTGGGCAGCAGGAAATACTGTACGTAGAACTAGTACCTATACAGAATATTTTGATAACCCAATGGTAGAAGCAGGATTGCCCTACTATATGAAAGAATTAGAAAAAGGATGGCTTGCTGTGGTAGGCTTAGATTTACGAAATCCAGATGAACCAAAAGAGTTTGAAAATGGAAAATCTGGTGGTCATTTAGCAAGAGCAGGGGTTGCAGCGAATTGGGCGATTGCAACGGATGGTGTCATGGATATTAAGCACGGAATAGGGGGATATGATTCAGATGCACGAAAAAGTTATCATAAAACAGATACTGTCACAATTGCGGGCTCCTCTTTTGCAGCACCAAAAGTAGCAGGGGCGGCAGCTTTGATTAAACAGAAATATCCTTGGATGGGAGCTAACGAGCTAAGACAAACCATTTTAACAACAGCAAAAGAAGTGGAAGATTTATATCGTTCTACAAATAGAGGGCATTGGGTTCCTATTGGCAATCACATGGAAAGATGGGAGAACTATAATGAAAGAAGACATCTGACCAAAGAACAGCTTCGAAATATTTATGGATGGGGAATTTTAGATGTCAATAAGGCTATAAATGGACCTGCAAAGTTTGATCGACGTTTGACAACATTAACTGACGTAAACGGTCGATTTAAAGCAAATATTGCAGATGCTAATATGAGATCTATTTTTTCAAACGATATTTCTGGAGATGGAGGATTGTATAAGACTGGAAAAGGAAGCTTAGCTTTAACAGGAGATAATAGCTATACAGGAAGTACGGTTGTTCATCAAGGAAATTTGGAAGTATACAAGGGATTAAAATCAGATGTAACGATTGATAAAGAAGGAAGATTAATCCTATCTCAAAATTCAAGACTAGCAAACGTATCGAATGGTGGAACAGTAGAGAATATCGGATCAGGAGCAATTATTCAAGGGAATTATAATTCGACAGCAAATTCTCTTTTAATTGCGGATGTAGGTTCTAGATTAAAAATTCAAGGAACTACAAGATTAGAGAATGGATCAACTTTAGCAGTTTTACCACAAAAATATGTATCTTCTACAGCAGTAAGCACGCCAATGTTGGAATCAGCGGGAGGAGTACAAGGACTATTTGATGTTGTACTGGCACCAGCTATGATTAAAACAAAAATAGATCAAAGTGGAAATCAAATAAATTTAACGGTACAAAGAAGAAATGTGGAAGAAGTGATGTCAGGACAAGGAGAAAGTGTTGAAAATGTAGCTAGAAATTTAGAAGAAGCATATAAGGACGCAGATGAAGGAAAAACAAATCTTTCTTTCAAAAATACTTTAGCAGAATTACAAGGGATAGGAAGTACTGCATCTTTAGCAGGATATATGTCTAGTTTATCTGGGGAAGTATATGCCTCAGCACAATTATTAACCTTTCAACAAACACAGGCAGTCAATCGAGATTTATCAAATCGTATGGCAAGTTTGAGCAATTTGGATGGAAAACATGAATCAAGTGTATGGATGAGTTATATCAATGCAAATGGACGAATTTCACAAAAAGGATATGACAAAGCAAATACAAGACTGAATAGCGGACAATTTGGACTAGATACTAAAGTTGGGAAAAATTCCATTCTTGGGGTAGCAATTAATTACTCAAAAGCCAATGCTTATTTTGACCACTATGCTGGAACGTCTGAAAGCGATGGTATTGGAGTTTCCGTATATGGTAGACATAAGCTTACGGATAATCTTTATGCACAGGGAAGAATCGGGATTGCATCATTATCTACAGATGTAGAGAGACAAGTTTTAAATGGTCATTCAAATATTCATCATCATGATATTCTATATTCTGCATATGCTGAAGTAGGATACGATATGAAAAAAGATAATTTTAAAGTAACACCATTTGTAGGTTTCTCTCATGATATGTTGAAGAGAGGAAGTTTTGATGAAAATGTCAATGACTTATCTATTTCGGCAAACAAAAAAACTTATCATAAAGACATGATAGTTGTAGGAATGAAAGCTCAGTATGATATTGCTCATGATAAAGGTCGAGCAACACATTTAATGGCAGAAGCTTCTGTAGGAAAAAATTTAAGCTCTCGAAACTTAGATTTTAAAGCATCTTATGATGGACATAGGACAGAAGAAGTGGAATTCAAAGGAGCAAAAATGCCGGATTATACTGTATGGACTGGAATTGGAGTCGAACATGATTTTACAGATCAATTTTCTATGTATACAAATTATGATCTAAAAGTAGAAAATGACAAAATTGCTGATAAAGTAGCAAGTGTTGGCTTCAAATATAAGTTCTAA
- a CDS encoding PTS sugar transporter subunit IIC — protein sequence MKNFCIKTLNGMALGLFSSLIIGLILKQCGQFLHLPILIQFGTLAQYFMGPAIGVGVAYSLQVPPLVLIASLITGAFGAGSIQVVEGIAQIRIGEPMGAYIASLVAALLITKLSGKTKLDIILLPAFTIIVGCLVGIFISPGISFFMKYLGEIINKATELHPVMMGITLAVSMGMILTLPISSAAIGISLGLHGLAAGAALVGCCCQMIGFATISYRENGMGGFISQGMGTSMLQIPNIIKNPWIWLPPILASAILGPLSTTVFHMESNSVGSGMGTSGLVGQISTLAVMGSSSIPSMLLLHFFLPALLSYVFAQFLRRRNKIREGDLTL from the coding sequence ATGAAAAATTTTTGTATTAAAACTTTAAACGGTATGGCTTTGGGGCTATTTTCTTCCTTAATCATCGGCTTAATTTTAAAACAATGTGGGCAATTTTTACATCTTCCTATTTTGATTCAATTCGGAACCTTAGCCCAATATTTTATGGGACCTGCCATTGGAGTAGGAGTTGCTTATTCGTTACAAGTTCCTCCTTTGGTACTCATCGCTTCTTTAATCACGGGAGCCTTTGGAGCAGGAAGCATTCAAGTTGTAGAGGGAATCGCTCAAATAAGAATCGGAGAACCTATGGGAGCCTATATCGCCTCTTTAGTTGCCGCTTTGCTTATTACAAAACTTTCCGGAAAAACAAAATTGGACATTATTTTACTACCGGCTTTTACAATTATTGTCGGTTGTCTCGTTGGAATTTTTATTTCTCCCGGAATTAGTTTTTTCATGAAATATTTGGGAGAAATTATCAACAAAGCTACCGAATTACATCCTGTTATGATGGGAATTACCCTAGCCGTTTCTATGGGAATGATTTTGACCTTGCCTATCAGTTCCGCAGCTATCGGAATTTCTTTGGGACTTCATGGACTCGCCGCCGGAGCTGCTTTGGTCGGTTGTTGTTGTCAGATGATAGGCTTTGCAACCATTTCTTATCGTGAGAACGGAATGGGAGGTTTTATTTCTCAAGGAATGGGAACTTCTATGTTGCAAATTCCAAACATCATTAAAAATCCTTGGATATGGCTCCCTCCCATCTTAGCCAGTGCAATTTTAGGTCCTCTTTCAACAACCGTTTTTCATATGGAAAGTAATTCCGTTGGTTCCGGAATGGGAACAAGCGGTCTGGTTGGACAAATTTCCACTTTGGCAGTTATGGGAAGTTCTTCCATTCCTTCCATGTTACTTTTGCATTTTTTTCTTCCTGCTCTCTTAAGTTATGTCTTTGCTCAATTCTTACGAAGACGAAATAAAATAAGAGAAGGGGATCTGACTCTGTAA
- a CDS encoding recombinase family protein, whose protein sequence is MNRIAIYLRLSEEDYKKTDESISIVNQRDYIRSYIENENSLKDNEIEEYIDDGYSATNTNRPSFLRLIDDIKSGRVGTIIVKDMSRFSRDYILLGDYLSNILPFLKIRFIAINDNYDSINENGNGIDTDTQFKTLYYDLFSKELSEKVRGAVKQIKSQGKNTNWAAPFGYIKDPEDKYHIIIDKKTAFIVKEAFDLLLKGYSCIQVANIFNEKGYITRSERKEELKLSDYTGNLVTGSKVKKRVWTNPSISQITSNELYTGDYVYNKYKETKIGGRKRILLPEEEWKIIPNTHEAIVSREVFDKVKKIKEKRSFGGYTGNKNRSIFSDKIFCKECGRHMSFRSDSRQKKNSDKIYKYRSYYCNLCKAEKTPNNIREKDIIELIKPKLKDFKIQNTLKEDKVIDNEKVKEDILNEISMLNSNLQIIYENHKKKIILKEVYLKEKSLIQDKKILLESKLEELKSEKIDSKKETDIDVLDEEGLLKAYVRSLIDKIIVSRSGEIEIVEK, encoded by the coding sequence ATGAATAGAATAGCTATTTATCTGAGACTTTCAGAGGAAGATTATAAAAAAACAGATGAAAGTATAAGCATAGTAAATCAGAGAGATTATATAAGAAGTTACATTGAAAATGAGAACTCTCTGAAGGACAATGAAATAGAAGAATATATAGATGATGGGTATTCTGCTACTAACACAAACAGACCTTCATTTTTAAGACTTATTGATGATATAAAAAGTGGTAGAGTAGGAACTATAATTGTAAAGGATATGTCTAGGTTTTCAAGAGATTATATTTTGCTTGGAGATTATTTGAGCAATATATTACCATTTTTGAAAATACGATTTATTGCTATTAATGATAACTATGATTCCATAAATGAAAATGGAAACGGAATAGATACAGATACACAATTTAAAACTTTGTATTATGATTTATTCAGTAAGGAGCTATCTGAGAAGGTGAGAGGTGCTGTCAAACAAATCAAATCACAGGGGAAGAATACGAACTGGGCAGCACCTTTCGGATATATCAAAGATCCTGAAGATAAATATCATATTATCATTGATAAAAAGACAGCTTTTATAGTTAAAGAGGCCTTTGACTTGTTGTTAAAAGGCTATTCTTGCATTCAAGTTGCCAATATATTCAATGAAAAAGGATATATCACTCGCTCTGAACGAAAAGAGGAACTAAAGCTTTCGGATTATACCGGAAATTTGGTTACAGGAAGTAAAGTAAAGAAAAGAGTTTGGACAAATCCATCTATCTCGCAGATTACAAGTAATGAACTATATACAGGTGATTATGTATACAATAAATACAAAGAAACCAAAATAGGTGGAAGAAAAAGAATTTTACTTCCTGAAGAAGAATGGAAGATAATCCCCAACACTCATGAAGCAATTGTTTCAAGAGAAGTGTTTGATAAGGTTAAGAAAATAAAGGAAAAACGAAGTTTTGGGGGATATACAGGAAACAAAAATCGTTCTATTTTTTCTGATAAGATTTTTTGTAAAGAATGTGGTAGACATATGAGTTTTCGCAGTGATAGTAGACAAAAGAAAAATTCAGATAAAATATACAAGTATAGAAGTTATTACTGTAATTTATGTAAAGCTGAGAAAACACCAAACAATATCAGAGAGAAAGATATTATTGAACTTATAAAACCTAAATTAAAAGATTTTAAGATTCAAAACACATTAAAAGAAGATAAGGTTATAGATAATGAGAAAGTAAAAGAAGATATTCTAAATGAAATATCCATGTTAAACAGCAATTTACAAATCATCTATGAAAACCACAAAAAGAAAATTATTTTAAAAGAGGTGTATCTAAAGGAAAAATCTCTTATACAAGATAAAAAGATATTATTGGAGAGTAAGTTGGAAGAATTGAAGTCGGAGAAGATTGATTCAAAGAAAGAAACGGATATTGATGTCTTAGATGAGGAAGGTTTGCTGAAAGCTTATGTGAGAAGTTTAATTGATAAAATAATCGTATCAAGAAGTGGAGAAATAGAAATTGTAGAAAAATAG